A genomic region of Caldicellulosiruptor acetigenus contains the following coding sequences:
- a CDS encoding GGDEF domain-containing protein: protein MVKRKMSGKLDYLNFLVERQCVELSYQPVVFATSAQIIGWEVFLINPYETGYIDLKLLFDIMKENNLIVKIDKAVLKRVLDVLNEKKDIFENKKFFVNISPISLMSDDFITFVTGILSTNPMITKNIVFEISLRSCENLFIDDLHYTIRTLKKQGFAFSVENIGSLGFSLDFISISKPAYVKLGREVYRDIAVDSIKSKYLHSFLEFCDDSRIKVIATMIEKMEELLSLLEIGIEYLQGYFIMPPSMELKTSVSNDIKELLVETIENQRKHYFLSTSNIQIGTLCVKVPSVEPNISCEKALEILEQNPKLHGLVVTKDSKVEGLIKREKFLLNLSTMYGFAVYSKRPVALLMDANPIVVEYSTSLHDVVKELSAREDEDIHDYIIITKDGIYEGVVTIKDLLRKSTQLEISFAKHLNPLTNLPGNLLIEKEINSALEKERDFYIFYIDIDNFKPFNDYYGFEKDDKVILHLASILKEIRMDWQEKVFVGHIGGDDFIVIVYDKAEVEKIAKKIVEEFDSSILYFYDHCDLARGYIEAKNRKGEVEKFGLMSLSVAVMKVVPGKFSNVEEISNRLSEVKKLCKQKMPAAI, encoded by the coding sequence ATGGTGAAGAGAAAAATGTCGGGCAAACTTGATTATTTGAATTTTCTGGTGGAAAGACAATGTGTAGAGCTTTCATACCAGCCAGTGGTGTTTGCTACTTCTGCCCAGATAATTGGCTGGGAAGTATTTCTTATAAATCCATATGAAACAGGTTATATTGATTTAAAGCTTTTGTTTGATATCATGAAAGAAAATAACCTCATTGTTAAGATTGATAAAGCGGTTTTAAAAAGGGTTTTAGATGTTTTAAATGAGAAAAAAGATATTTTTGAAAATAAGAAGTTTTTTGTAAATATTTCGCCGATATCTCTGATGAGTGATGATTTTATTACATTTGTAACAGGTATTCTTTCTACCAATCCTATGATTACAAAAAATATTGTATTTGAAATAAGTTTAAGGTCGTGCGAAAATTTGTTTATAGATGACTTGCACTATACAATCAGAACGTTGAAAAAACAAGGGTTTGCATTTTCTGTGGAAAATATAGGCTCACTTGGATTTTCTCTTGATTTCATTTCTATCTCAAAACCCGCCTATGTTAAACTTGGTAGGGAGGTATATCGTGATATAGCCGTGGATTCTATAAAAAGCAAATACTTGCATTCTTTTTTGGAATTTTGCGACGACAGTCGTATAAAAGTTATTGCCACCATGATTGAAAAGATGGAAGAACTTCTAAGTCTTTTAGAAATTGGAATTGAATATTTGCAAGGATATTTCATTATGCCTCCGAGTATGGAACTAAAAACTTCAGTTTCTAATGACATAAAAGAACTTTTAGTAGAGACCATAGAAAACCAGAGAAAACATTATTTTCTTTCCACTTCAAATATTCAAATAGGAACGCTTTGTGTAAAGGTTCCCTCTGTTGAACCAAATATATCATGCGAAAAAGCTCTTGAAATTTTGGAACAAAATCCAAAACTTCATGGTCTTGTTGTTACAAAAGATAGTAAAGTAGAGGGACTGATAAAGAGAGAAAAATTTTTGCTGAATTTGTCTACAATGTATGGATTTGCAGTGTATTCAAAGAGACCTGTTGCACTTTTGATGGATGCAAATCCAATTGTAGTAGAGTACAGTACTTCTTTGCACGATGTTGTCAAAGAACTTTCTGCCAGGGAGGATGAGGATATTCATGATTATATAATAATAACAAAAGATGGAATATATGAAGGAGTAGTTACAATAAAGGATTTGCTGAGAAAATCAACACAGCTGGAAATAAGTTTTGCTAAACACCTAAATCCGCTTACCAACCTGCCAGGCAATTTATTGATTGAAAAAGAAATAAATAGCGCTTTAGAAAAGGAAAGAGATTTTTACATCTTTTATATTGACATTGATAATTTTAAACCTTTTAACGATTACTATGGATTTGAAAAGGACGACAAAGTTATCTTACACCTTGCATCAATATTAAAGGAAATACGAATGGACTGGCAGGAAAAGGTGTTTGTTGGTCATATAGGGGGTGACGATTTCATTGTAATTGTTTATGACAAAGCAGAAGTTGAGAAAATTGCCAAAAAGATAGTTGAGGAATTTGACTCTTCGATTCTATATTTTTACGACCACTGTGACCTTGCCAGAGGATATATAGAAGCTAAAAACAGAAAAGGAGAGGTAGAAAAGTTTGGACTTATGAGTTTATCAGTAGCTGTTATGAAGGTTGTACCTGGGAAGTTTTCAAATGTTGAGGAGATTTCAAATCGCCTTTCTGAGGTCAAAAAACTTTGCAAACAAAAAATGCCAGCTGCTATATAA
- the phoU gene encoding phosphate signaling complex protein PhoU, which translates to MIRSTFLRELKEINFEVYKIASLALEAIEKAMEAFIKQDVNLATEVIKNDTDIDNMIEELEKKCTIVIATQQPMASDLRLLIAATRIANDIERIADHASDISKLVLKLEGQQLVDISSEIPYMSELAKMMFKDVMEAYMLSDIEMAKKVKAMDNKVDQMFRFLLENIEKTIKEKPDFTSQCVLLILIVKYIERIADHATNIAEWIVYKLTGLLKHEWEWSDTTSETNSQEDKKMNENGEEKNVGQT; encoded by the coding sequence ATGATACGTTCGACCTTTTTGAGAGAGCTGAAAGAAATAAACTTTGAGGTTTACAAAATTGCAAGTCTTGCGCTTGAAGCAATTGAAAAGGCTATGGAAGCTTTTATAAAACAGGATGTAAATTTAGCCACTGAAGTTATCAAAAACGATACTGACATAGACAATATGATAGAGGAATTAGAGAAAAAGTGTACTATCGTTATAGCAACTCAACAGCCTATGGCAAGTGATTTAAGACTTTTGATTGCAGCTACCAGAATAGCAAATGATATTGAAAGAATTGCTGACCACGCTTCTGACATCTCCAAACTTGTATTAAAGCTTGAAGGTCAACAGCTTGTAGACATTAGCAGTGAAATACCTTATATGTCAGAGCTTGCCAAGATGATGTTCAAAGATGTAATGGAAGCGTATATGCTCTCAGACATAGAAATGGCAAAAAAAGTAAAAGCTATGGATAACAAAGTTGACCAGATGTTTAGATTTCTCTTAGAGAATATAGAGAAAACAATAAAGGAAAAACCTGATTTCACATCTCAATGTGTACTGCTTATTTTAATTGTAAAATATATTGAAAGAATAGCTGACCACGCAACAAATATAGCAGAATGGATTGTGTATAAACTCACAGGACTTTTAAAACATGAGTGGGAGTGGAGTGACACAACTTCTGAGACGAATAGCCAAGAAGATAAAAAAATGAACGAAAATGGTGAAGAGAAAAATGTCGGGCAAACTTGA